A window of Sphingobacteriales bacterium genomic DNA:
TCCCCAACCTGAAATCTGTATTGTTACCGTAGAGCCAAACAGTAAGCGAAACCTGATTGCATGGGAGAGACCGAATACCAAGCTGATCAGTCATTATAATGTTTACAAGGAAACCTATCAGGCAAATGTCTATGACAAAATTGGTACTGTTCCTTACGATTCGGTCAGTGTATTCCTTGATACCAATTCCACTCCGAGAAAATTTGCCAACAGATACAAAATCACGCTGGTGGATACCTGCAATGTAGAATCAGCGCCCAGCAATCATCATAAAACCATACATCTGGCCACCAGCCCGGGCAATCCCGGTGAAGTCAACCTTATCTGGAGCCATTATGAAGGATTTCCTTTCAGCACCTATAAAATTTACAGAGGTACCAATACCAGCAATTTCCAGTTGATTGATTCTATGCCCAGCAACCTGAACTCCTATACGGATATCAATCCTCCTTCCGGTATTGTGTTTTATATGGTTTCAGTGGTGAAAAAGGATACCTGTTATCCGGCCATCAAGAGAGGAACCGTTAATTCTGGGCCTTTCAGCCAGTCAACTTCCAATATAAAGGATTATAATGCCAACCAGACTGATTACCTTGAATCTGATCCTAAAAGTCTGACATTGGATACCAATGCAGGGACGAAGGTTCTAAACGTCTGGACAAACAAAACTTCGTGGAGTGCTACTGTTGACCAGTCGTGGCTCTCGCTGACCATCAATCCTGACGATAACCTGCTGATTGTTGATTATCAGGCAAATACAGATAAATCGCAACGGACAGCAACCATAACCATCTCGGCATCGGGTGTTCCTGATTTGCTCATTCCCGTAACACAAAGTGGGACCAGTGATATCCCGTCTTTTGACAACCTCAGCATCTCTGTTTTCCCCAATCCTTCTCAGGATTATTTCTTTGTGGTAATTCCTGAAAATTCAGGAAATTTCGAATCACTCCGGATGATTGATATTGCTGGCAAAGAAGTTTTCAGAACAACTGATCAGCAGGGAAATGTTTTGAAGATCAACAGGCAAGGATATGCTCAGGGGTTGTATCTGCTGAAAATTGGCATCAGCGGAAAAGTTTATTTTGCCAAAGTGATACTGAATTAATCACGGTAAAATTCAGTTACCAGTGGTTAATAAATGATATTTTGAACAGGCAGCTGATTTTCAGGTAAAAAATCAAGCATTGCATTTATCAGGACAAATGATCTGAAGAAAACCAGGTCGCTTGTCCTGATTTCCTGTTCAAAGATACGCCCTTCATCCAGCAGTCGTTGACGGCAGGTTCCTTTCAAAAGCGGAGTGGCCGGGGTTATCCATTTTTCTCCGTCAGAAAAAAGGATATTTGCACGGGAAGTATCCGTCACAAAGCCGTTTTTTGCAATCAGAATGTCATCGGCTTTTCCTTTCAGGGAAAACAGTTCATTCAGTTTTGAACGGTCGGCAAATTTAAATGGATAGGATATGCGATTATTTTCAATGATTTTCAAGACTTTGACCGGTGTTTTAACATGAGGGACATATTCAACCTGCCTGATTTCTTCATCATAAATAATGCGGCATTTGTATGTTTGTCTGAAGGCTTCATCGGGGATATGCAGTTCTTTTTTCAGATTAAAGCTTCTCGTGACACTGAAAACTTTTTCAAGGCTGTATTTCATGCGATGTTCATGATAAGCAGCATGACAGGGCAAACCCTTTTCAATTCTGATGGTTTCAAGCAACAGGGACATATACTTTGTCGATTAATTCCCGATATTCCTTTTTTGCTGATGAGTTGACCGTTATTCCGCCTCCGCTCCGGTAGAAATGCCTTCCGTTCTTTTTTTCAATAAAACGTATCATCACACAGCTGTCGAGTTCATTCCCGTCAAAGATACCGCAGACACCTGTAAACCAGCCCCTGTCGTTTTTTTCAACGGCTCTGATGATTTCAACAGTTTTTTGTTTGGGTGCTCCGCTTACTGAGCCAGCAGGAAGTAAAGTGAAAATCAGGTCACCTAGTCGCTGATGAAAGTTTTTTCCCGGTTCGCCTGAGATTTCGGAACTCATCTGAATCAGTTGTTTTTCATGAGTTTTGATGTAGGAAAGATACCGGAAGCGGTCCACTTTTACATTGGCAGAGATCATGGCAAGATCATTACGGAGCAGGTCCACAATGGTATAGTGCTCTGCAAGCTCTTTTTTATCTTTAAGTAATTTGTTTTCAGCATTTTCAGTACTTGCGTCAATGGTACCTTTCATCGGATGGGTATAGATTTTCCCATTTCTGATCCGGACAAATGTTTCAGGTGAAAAAAATGTAAACTCATCGCGGTACCATACCTTGTAGGGCGCATCGGCCATGGAAAAAATTTCCGGCAGACTTGCATTTACATCTATTTCTGTTGGAAAAGTCAGGTTGAGCAGGTAAGAATTTCCATGCCTGAGCTCCTGCCTGACTTTCTGAAAAGCCTGCTGATATTCAGTGAACGCAATGGGTTTTTTAACCAGATTTATCTCCCGATGTTTTTGCATTTGAGCTGAAAAATTTGTTTTGGCGGGGAAATGAAACAACAGGATGGAAGGATCTATTTCGTCCAGAGGAATGACGAATGGTTTAAGCATTTCAAAATCAATGCAAAAGAAAAAAGGTTCCCTTTTTCTCCCCAGCTCATTCATTTTATTCTGCACAAGGTCTTTCAAAACAGGGTAATTGCTATTGATTAAAATAATCTATTATTGCACAAAATTATGCTTAATTTGTAATAACGGTCATGAGTATAGTGAGATAATCAGGCTTTTATCAAAAATCGGATTTAAAAGCATTTCTATTGAAATGAACTTCATAATTTTGAAGAGGAATTGTTTAATGAATAATGAAATATTTGCAGAGATTGTCCTGCAGAAATGAAATAATGCTGAACAAAAAATGGGTGAATTATTGACGATCAGGGAAGCAAGCAAATGGGCAACGGAGTATTTGGAAAAACGTGTTACACCTGCCAATATTTCTTATTTGATTCATTA
This region includes:
- a CDS encoding aminodeoxychorismate synthase component I, coding for MNELGRKREPFFFCIDFEMLKPFVIPLDEIDPSILLFHFPAKTNFSAQMQKHREINLVKKPIAFTEYQQAFQKVRQELRHGNSYLLNLTFPTEIDVNASLPEIFSMADAPYKVWYRDEFTFFSPETFVRIRNGKIYTHPMKGTIDASTENAENKLLKDKKELAEHYTIVDLLRNDLAMISANVKVDRFRYLSYIKTHEKQLIQMSSEISGEPGKNFHQRLGDLIFTLLPAGSVSGAPKQKTVEIIRAVEKNDRGWFTGVCGIFDGNELDSCVMIRFIEKKNGRHFYRSGGGITVNSSAKKEYRELIDKVYVPVA